In one window of Falco cherrug isolate bFalChe1 chromosome 12, bFalChe1.pri, whole genome shotgun sequence DNA:
- the IER5 gene encoding immediate early response gene 5 protein, whose protein sequence is MEFKLEAHRIVSISLGKIYSARGQRGGLKLHKNLLVSLVLRSARQVYLSEPGCPPEPPPAACGPPEEESPLPRAAAWPAGEPSPPQDEAARGGPRLPGADCEGPRPRRCCCGCCCEANRAVCAAAPPPPPHCPRKRSAGERGQPGSPVKKPRREAEEPPPPPPGEQEDMETGNVASLISIFGSSFSGLLSKEPKGRRRAPLDGGEAATSTTPAEAAAEPGQICCDEPVLRTLNPWSTAIVAF, encoded by the coding sequence ATGGAGTTCAAGCTGGAGGCGCACCGCATCGTCAGCATCTCGCTGGGCAAGATCTACAGCGCTCGGGGCCAGCGCGGCGGCCTCAAGCTGCACAAGAACCTCCTGGTGTCGCTGGTGCTGCGCAGCGCCCGACAGGTCTACCTGAGCGAGCCGGGCTGCCCGCCcgagccgccccccgccgcctgcGGGCCCCCAGAGGAGGAGTCGCCGCTGCCCCGTGCCGCCGCCTGGCCGGCCGGCGAGCCGTCGCCCCCGCAGGACGAGGCGGCTAGGGGCGGCCCGCGGCTGCCCGGCGCGGACTGCGAGGGCCCCCGGCCGCGGCGCTGttgctgcggctgctgctgcgAGGCGAACCGCGCGGTCTGCGctgccgcgccgcccccgccgccccacTGCCCCCGGAAGCGCAGCGCCGGCGAGCGGGGCCAGCCGGGCTCCCCGGTGAAGAAACCCCGCCGCGAGGCGGAGGagccgccgcccccgccgccgggcgaGCAGGAGGACATGGAGACGGGCAACGTGGCCAGCCTCATCAGCATCTTCGGCTCCAGCTTTTCGGGACTGCTCAGCAAGGAGCCCaagggccggcggcgggcgcccCTGGACGGCGGCGAGGCGGCGACGAGCACGACGCCCGccgaggcggcggcggagccgggACAGATCTGCTGCGACGAGCCGGTGCTGCGGACCCTCAACCCCTGGAGCACGGCCATCGTGGCCTTCTGA